In the Topomyia yanbarensis strain Yona2022 chromosome 3, ASM3024719v1, whole genome shotgun sequence genome, one interval contains:
- the LOC131690453 gene encoding uncharacterized protein LOC131690453, with the protein MVSRFATTLILTCLLFPKSEYAKPTDTIEEMSSTVGNMLLNKRDLEPEKATNSEPASATSTNGKTESAIPTKSEPVPAIPTGNEPMPAISTKSATISAIPTHSEPAPAISANSDTEAAIPTNREPLPAISTKSETKPALPTKSEPTPEKTTNSEPTPVISIKTKTKLAISTHSKPAPEKATNIESAIPSNSETVSVIPTNSEPPPVISIKTKTKLAISTHSKPAPEKAANSESAIPSNSEPVSVIPTHSAPEPAISTTEAAIPTHSEPPPEVSTKSETEPAISTHSKPAPEKATNSESAIPSNSEPVSVIPTHSAPAPAISTTQAAIPTNREPPPEISTKSETEPAISTHSKPAPEKVTNSESAIPSNSKSVSVIPTNSAPAPAISTTEAAIPTNSEPPPKVPTKSETEPAISTHSKPAPEKATNSESAIPSNSKPVSVIPTNSAPAPAISTTEAAIPTNSEPPPEVSTKSETEPAISTHSKPAPGKATNSESAVLSNSEPASVIPTNSEPAPAKSTKTETKQALSTHSQSSPVIPTHSEPSPAISTNIVNEPALPTKSGPAPAIPTKSGPAPTTSTNGEPSPGISTNSEPVTSTSSEPVAAISTNKETAPTISTNIEHVPAISTTSVTVPHKSEPVPKQDDNTVSAPPISTTSEPAPATSLKHHYKPESCNDTPKTSSGIFWIHPKKPVTEPFFVKCDHDYESGGWTVIHNRFDGSVDFNRPWVEFKNGFGQLSKEFWLGLERIHQLTAGTPHELHVLLEEYNGKRTVAKYSEFSIASEAENYRIIKLGMYSGTAGDSLNYHRNISFSTYDRNNDRSKNAHCALFYRSAWWHRNCFSSNLNGVYKHGPVNSESSMTWFKLHRKNIALKASRMLIRSLPKKS; encoded by the coding sequence ATGGTCTCACGTTTTGCAACGACATTAATTTTGACTTGTTTGCTGTTTCCCAAAAGTGAATATGCGAAACCAACAGACACAATCGAAGAGATGAGCTCGACTGTTGGAAACATGCTGCTTAATAAAAGAGATCTTGAGCCAGAAAAAGCCACCAATAGTGAACCTGCGTCTGCAACATCTACAAATGGTAAAACTGAATCGGCAATACCCACAAAGAGTGAACCTGTTCCAGCAATACCCACTGGTAATGAACCAATGCCAGCAATATCTACTAAAAGTGCAACTATATCAGCGATACCCACTCACAGTGAACCTGCGCCAGCAATATCTGCTAATAGTGACACTGAAGCTGCAATACCCACTAATAGAGAACCTTTGCCTGCAATATCAACTAAAAGTGAAACTAAACCAGCATTACCCACTAAAAGTGAGCCCACACCAGAAAAGACCACTAATAGTGAACCTACGCCAGTAATATctattaaaactaaaactaaacTAGCAATATCCACTCATAGTAAACCCGCACCAGAAAAGGCCACTAATATTGAATCAGCAATACCCTCTAATAGTGAAACTGTATCAGTAATACCCACTAATAGTGAACCTCCGCCAGTAATATctattaaaactaaaactaaacTAGCAATATCCACTCATAGTAAACCCGCACCAGAAAAGGCCGCTAATAGTGAATCAGCAATACCCTCTAATAGTGAACCTGTATCAGTAATACCCACTCATAGTGCACCTGAGCCAGCAATATCAACTACTGAAGCAGCAATACCCACTCATAGTGAACCTCCGCCAGAAGTATCAACTAAAAGTGAAACTGAACCAGCAATATCCACCCATAGTAAACCCGCACCAGAAAAGGCAACTAATAGTGAATCAGCAATACCCTCTAATAGTGAACCTGTATCAGTAATACCCACTCATAGTGCACCTGCGCCAGCAATATCAACTACTCAAGCAGCAATACCAACTAATAGAGAACCTCCGCCAGAAATATCAACTAAAAGTGAAACTGAACCAGCAATATCCACTCATAGTAAACCCGCACCAGAAAAGGTCACTAATAGTGAATCAGCAATACCCTCTAATAGTAAATCTGTATCAGTAATACCAACTAATAGTGCACCTGCACCAGCAATATCAACTACTGAAGCAGCAATACCCACTAATAGTGAACCTCCACCAAAAGTACCAACTAAAAGTGAAACTGAACCAGCAATATCCACTCATAGTAAACCCGCACCAGAAAAGGCCACTAATAGTGAGTCAGCAATACCCTCTAATAGTAAACCTGTATCAGTAATACCCACTAATAGTGCACCTGCACCAGCAATATCAACTACTGAAGCAGCAATTCCCACTAATAGTGAACCTCCGCCAGAAGTATCAACTAAAAGTGAAACTGAACCAGCAATATCCACTCATAGTAAACCCGCACCAGGAAAGGCCACTAATAGTGAATCAGCAGTACTCTCTAATAGTGAACCTGCATCAGTAATACCCACTAATAGTGAGCCTGCGCCAGCAAAATCTACTAAAACAGAAACTAAACAAGCATTATCCACACATAGTCAATCATCTCCAGTAATACCTACTCATAGTGAACCTTCGCCAGCAATATCTACTAACATTGTAAATGAACCAGCGCTACCCACTAAGAGTGGACCTGCACCTGCAATACCCACTAAGAGTGGACCTGCACCAACAACTTCTACTAATGGTGAGCCCTCGCCAGGAATATCCACTAATAGTGAACCAGTGACTTCGACTAGTAGTGAACCTGTCGCTGCAATATCCACCAATAAAGAAACCGCACCAACAATATCCACCAATATTGAACATGTGCCAGCAATATCCACAACTTCTGTCACAGTACCCCATAAAAGTGAACCAGTGCCAAAGCAAGACGATAATACTGTATCCGCGCCACCAATATCCACTACGAGCGAACCAGCGCCAGCAACAAGCCTGAAGCATCACTACAAACCCGAATCGTGTAATGATACGCCGAAAACTTCTTCCGGTATTTTCTGGATTCACCCGAAGAAACCAGTCACAGAACCGTTCTTTGTGAAATGCGATCACGATTATGAATCCGGAGGATGGACTGTGATTCACAATCGGTTCGATGGTTCGGTGGACTTCAATAGACCTTGGGTTGAGttcaaaaatggttttggaCAGCTGAGCAAAGAGTTTTGGTTGGGCCTGGAAAGGATTCACCAGCTAACTGCGGGAACACCACACGAGTTGCACGTTTTGTTGGAGGAATATAATGGAAAACGAACGGTTGCTAAATACAGTGAATTTTCGATAGCGAGTGAGGCCGAAAACtacaggatcattaaattgGGAATGTACAGCGGCACAGCTGGCGACTCTTTGAACTATCATAGGAATATATCGTTTTCTACTTACGACCGTAATAATGATCGCTCTAAAAACGCACATTGTGCGCTATTTTATAGATCGGCTTGGTGGCATCGCAATTGTTTTTCTAGCAATTTGAACGGAGTATATAAACATGGTCCAGTTAACTCTGAAAGTAGTATGACTTGGTTTAAATTACATCGGAAAAACATTGCATTGAAAGCGTCTAGAATGTTAATTAGAAGCCTGccgaaaaaatcatga